The genomic window CTGCTCAACTCGCAGCTTGGACGGGGATCGGAGTCGACAGCGCCGTCGACCGTTCCGACGGTTCAAGTCGCGCAGCCTCTCCAGAGAAATGTGGTCGAATGGGACACCTATATCGGAAGGTTCGAGGCGAGCCGAACGGTTGAGGTCCGGCCCCGTGTTTCGGGTCAGGTAATCGGCGTCCATTTCCGCGATGGCGCTATCGTTCAGCAGGGCCAACTGCTTTTTACCATCGACCCTCGCCCATTCGAGGCAGCGCTGGCGCAGGCACGTGCCGAGCTGGCGAGAGCGCGCAGCGATCTCGATCTTGCCCGGACGCAGGCGGAGAGGGCTGCGCGCCTTAGGCCTTCGGATGCCATTTCTCAAAGCGAGGCTGACGATCGGAATGCGAGATTCAGGGCGGCGGCGGCGACCGTAGACGCGGCTGAAGCAGTCGTCCGCGCTCGCGCGCTCGACCTGGAGTTCACGCAGGTGCGCGCCCCGATTGGAGGGCAGATATCCGATCGGCGGGTCGATGAGGGCAACCAAGTGGTGGGTGCGGCAGGGACCGGCAGCACGCTGCTGACCACGATCAACGCTCTCGATCCGATTTACTTCTCATTCAACAGCTCCGAGGCGCTCTATCTCAAGACCAAGCGTGCGAGAGAGAACGGCGCCCAGCCGTCGCCGGTGGAGATCCGCTTGCAGGACGAGACGGCGTATCGCTGGCGCGGCACGCTGGACTTCACGGACAATGGACTGGACGTTCGTTCGGGAACGATCCGGGGTCGAGCTACGATCGCCAACCCCGGCCTTTTTCTCACACCTGGCATGTTCGGTGACATGCGACTGGCGGATGCCGGCCCGCGTCGCGTCCTCCTCGTCCCCGACACAAGCATCTCGAGTGATATGACCCGCAAGACCGTGCTCGTCGTTGGCCCGAACAATGTCGTCACGGCGCGTACCGTCGAACTCGGTGCACTGGTTGATGGGCTGCGTGTGATCCGCGCGGGGCTGGAGCCGAGCGAGCAGATCGTCACCAGCGGGGTGCAACTCATTCAACCCGGCCAGAAGGTTCAAGTACGCCCCGGTACCATCACGCCGCAAAGGCAGGCGAGCAGCGAAGTCATCGCTACGCCGCAGGCGCAAACTGCCACGATGGAGGAGCCATGAGATTCTCGCGCTTCTTCATCGAGCGGCCGATCTTTGCCGTGGTGGTCTCAGTGGTCATCACGATCCTCGGCGCGATCTGCTACACCGTGCTGCCGGTCGCTCAATATCCCGAAGTCGTACCGCCGACGGTCCAGGTGACCGCGACCTATCCTGGCGCCTCAGCCGAGACAGTTGCCGAGACGGTCGCGGCACCGATAGAGCAGGAGATCAACGGCGTCGACGGGATGCTTTACCAATCGTCGCAGTCGACCGGCGATGGCCGCCTCGTCATCACGGTGACCTTCAGGCAGGGCACCAACCTCGATACCGCACAGACGCTCGTCCAGAACCGGGTGGCGATCGCCATCCCGCGGCTGCCGGAGGACGTGCAGAGGCTCGGCGTCGTCACCAAGAAGACCTCTCCTGATATCCTGCTCGCGATAAACCTGATCTCACCTGATCACTCGCTCGATGAGGCCTATATTTCGAACTACGCCGTAACCCGTATCCGTGACGAACTGCTTCGTGTCGAGGGTGTCGGGGATGCGGAATTGTTTGGGTCCCGCGAACTCAACATGCGCGTCTGGCTCGACCCACGTCGTGCTGCCGCGCTCGGTTTGACTGCCGGCGACATCGTCTCGGCGCTCAGGTCGCAGAACGTCCAGGTCGCGGCGGGCACGCTCGGCCAACCGCCATCCGACGGCGACGCATTCCAGCTCAACATCCAGACGCAGGGACGCTTCACCGATCCTGCCCAGTTCGCGAACGTCGTGATCCGCACCGACGCCGACGGCCGGCAGGTACGCGTCTCCGATATCGCGACTGTCCGGTTCGGCGCGGAGGACTACGGCCTCACGGCCTATCTCGGCGCGCAAAAGTCGGTGGTCATCCGCGTCGTCCAATTACCGGGTTCGAACGCGCTTGCCGCCGCGCAGGGTGTCAGAGCAGTCATGGAACGCTTATCGCAGCGGTTCCCGCCGGGCCTCACCTACAGGATTGCCTATGACCCGACCGAGTTCATCCAACGGTCGATCGACGAGGTCGTAAAGACGCTGTTTGAAGCCGTGGTGCTCGTCACCCTGGTCGTCGTCGTGTTCCTGCAAAAGTGGCGTGCGGCGATCATCCCGGTCTTGGCCATTCCCGTTTCGCTCATTGGTACGGCAATCGTGCTGGCGGGCGTGGGCTACTCGCTCAACAATCTGTCGCTGTTCGGGCTGGTGCTGGCGATCGGCATCGTCGTCGACGACGCGATCGTCGTTGTTGAGAATGTCGAACGGCATATCGAGAATGGCGAGTCCGCGCTCGACGCTGCCCGACTGTCTATGGACGAAGTGTCAGGGGCGCTGATCGGTATCGTTCTCGTGCTCTGCGCGGTGTTCTTGCCCACGCTATTCATGAGGGGGCTTTCGGGCGCGTTCTACCAGCAGTTCGCAGTGACGATCTCGACCGCGACAGTGATCTCGCTCATCGTATCGCTGACGCTATCGCCGGCCTTAGCCGCGATCCTGCTCAAGCCACGCCCGCCAGCGCGAGAACGCGGCCGGTGGCGTCGGGTCGTCGAGGCCTCCGGCGAGCGATTCAACGGCGCTTTCGCGTGGGTGAGCGACCGCTATGGCCGATTGACGATGCTCCTCGTGCGCAGGCCGCGCACCATGCTGGTCGCTTACGGGGGGCTCATCGTGGCGACTGGGTTGCTCTTTTGGGCGACGCCGGTCGGTTTTATTCCGGCGCAGGATCAAGGCTTTTTCATCGCCGCCATCCAGTTGCCGCCGGGTTCTTCCGCCGCGCGTACGGATGCGTTGCTGGAGGAGGTGTCGAAGCGCGTCCTCCCCATTCCCGGCATTCGGACGAGCATTGGCTTCTCTGGCGTCGATGGTCCGTCCGAGACGCGCGCGGCGAGTTCGTCCGCCGCATTTTTCATGTTGGACGACTATGGCGAGCGCGCCAGGCACGGGCAGACGCTCGATAGCCTGATCGAACAGGCCCGCAGAGCGACAGCCGACGTTACCGGCGCGAAAATCATGATTGTCAAACCGCCTCTGATCCGGGGCATCGGCTCGGCCGGCGGCTATCGCCTCATGGTCCAAGACCAGGATGGGGTGGGGTATCGGCAACTCGAGACCGCAGCCAACAAGCTAATCGCGAAGGCAAATGCGACGGCGGGGCTCACGGGGGTCTACACATTCTTCGAGACGGCAACTCCGCGCGTTACGGTCAACATCGATCGCGCCAAGGCACAGATGCTCGGCGTGCCGCCCGAACGCGTGTTCGAGGCGCTGCAGGTCTATCTCGGTTCTGCATTCATCAACGACTTCAATTTGCTTGGTCGCACATTCCGCGTCACCGCGCAGGCGGACGCACCGTTCAGGCGAAGCGCGGCAGACATTGCCAACCTGCAGACGCGCTCAGACTCCGGCGCAATGGTCCCGATTGGTTCGGTCGCGACCTTCGGTAACGATACGGGCCCCTATCGTGTGGTGCGGTACAATCTTCGTCCCGCCGTTGCGGTGGATGGCGATACAGCGCCACATACCTCGTCCGGTACGGCACTTGCCGCAATGGAACGCGTTGCGGACGAGGCTCTGCCGAAGGGGTTCTCGTACGAGTGGACGGGGATCGCCTATCAGCAGAAGGCGGCGGGCAACACCGCACTGGTCGTGCTCGCGCTAGCCGTGGTGTTCGTCTTTTTGGTGCTCGCGGCGCAATACGAAAGCGTTACGCTGCCTTTGGCGATCATCCTTATCGTGCCGATGTGCCTGTTCGCCGCAATGGTCGGCGTAAATCTACGCGGACAGGACAACAACGTCCTGACTCAGATCGGCCTGGTCGTCCTGATCGCGCTTGCCGCAAAGAACGCGATCCTCATCGTCGAGTTCGCGCGCCAGGCGGAGGAGCGTGGGGCACCGCCGGCGGAAGCCGCGGTGATTGCCGCGAAGGAGCGATTGCGGCCGATCCTGATGACGAGCTTCGCCTTCGTGCTTGGGACGTTGCCGCTTCTGATTGCGAAGGGCGCAGGTGCTGAGCTGCGTCAGGCGCTCGGAACAGCCGTTTTCGCCGGTATGCTTGGCGTCACCGCATTCGGGCTCCTGTTCACGCCGACCTTCTACGTGGTGTGTCGCGCGCTGTCCGAGCGGTTCGCCAAGCGCTCTCTTCCGCCTGCCGCGCCAGCAGCAGAACCGGCCGAATAGGAGGAACGATGCGGCCTTTCACCACGCCATCCCGGCCATACTGAAAAGGAGTTCGTCGTCGATGGCAAACGCGGGACCTTTAAAACCGCGAGTCAGCGCTGCCCTCGCGATGACGGCCCGCCAACGGCTTGTGGCGGTCCTTCTTCTCGGCACCAATTTCATGCTCTCGGTCGACTTCTCGATCCTCAACATCGCGTTGCCGGAAGTGGGGCGGGCCGTTGGCCTGAACGTCGCAAATCTGCCCTGGGTCACAACGGCCTTTGCGCTGCCGGCCGCCGGGCTGTCCCTGTTGTTCGGGCGGCTCGGCGATCTCTACGGCCGTCGTCGAATGTTTCTTGCCGGCCTCACGCTTCTCGCAGTGGCGTCACTCTTGGGTGGCATTTCGACGGGGCCGTTTACGTTACTTGCTGCTCGATCGCTCCAAGGGACGGCAGCCGCAATGACAGCGCCGGCCGCCCTGTCGCTTCTCATCACAACCTTCGCCGACCGACGACAGCGCGAGCGTGTGTTGGGCTGGAATGGCATGTTGCTGTCAGCCGGCTTCACGGTCGGCGCGCTCCTCGGCGGGACGCTTGTGGGCATGCTGAGTTGGCGTTGGGCCTTCCTCATCAACGTGCCCGTCGCCATCCTCATTCTCGCGCTGGCGCCGTTCCTGATTGCGGCGAGGGGTTCATCCGACCGTGTGCCGTTGGATGTCCCCGGTGCGGCATCCGTCACGCTTGGACTCCTGGCGTTGGTCTTTGCGATCACCGACCGGTCGCTCCTTGCGCTCGTGGCAGGCATGATCCTTCTCACACTTTTTATTCTGATCGAGCAGCGCACGACAATGCCGCTGATCGCCATTGGGATGCTCGCCCGTCCGGCTGTTCGCTGGGGCAATCTTGCGGCGCTGGCCATCTTCTCAATGGAGGCGGGGCTGATCTTTTTGATGACGCTCTATCTCCAGGACGTGCTGCACCTGCCACCATCGACGGCCGGCCTGATATTCGGAGTCCCGGGCCTCGCCTCGGTCGCGGCCGGGATAGTGGCGGGTCGAATTATTGGCCGTCACGGCGCGCGTTCGGTTCTGCTCGCCGCATTGCTGGTTCAAGGTGGGCTTACCGCACCGCTAACGCTGCTCGGAAACGCGCCGATCTGGCTATGGCTGTTGGTGCCAGCGCTCTTCGTTGGGTTCCTGGGGCACATCACTGCCGTCGTCGCCGCGACCGTCATCGCCACTTCGCAGGCTTCAGAAGCCGATGCGGGGCTGCTGACCGGGCTCGTGACCACGAGCCAACGGATTGCGGTAACCGTGGGCATCCCGGCGCTGGGTGCTGTGATGGGGCTGAGCGCCGACCTCCTGACCGGAATCCGCGTCGCTCTCGCAGCGAACGCGATTTTCACTGCGGCGGCCGTGGTTCTGATCGGCCTCGGTCTCCGCGGTGAGCGGCTCCCGGCCCCAGCCGCTGCGCCTGACGACACCCGATAGAGGAAGACTGGAATGACGATGTGCTCCGCCCGCTAGCCGGTCATGGACCGCGTCCCTGCCAAGCCGAAGAGAAGACGAGACGCGGAGATATGGAGTGTAGCGAAGCGGCATGCCGAACCTGATATTGGACCTGCGATATTTAAGATGCGCTGTTTATGCTTCTCAATTGGGCAGCTTTCGGCGTGCAGCAGAGTCCCTTGGGCTTCCTCAATCCTCACTAAGCAGAAGAATTCAGTCGCTTGAGCAACGTCTCGGATTCCCGTTGTTTGAAAGACGTAGAACAGGGGTCCAGTTAACGAGAGCGGGAGCGACATTCTTGGAGAGTGCCCTCGTCGGCGCTGACCAATTGGATTTTGCCGCTCGGCGCGCTTCAGCGGTTCACCGAGGCGGTTCTGGCGAAATTCGTGTCGGAATACTTCCCTTGCTGACGGGTGAACGATTGAGAGAGGTACTGCGTGTCTTCAGAAAGCGGCACCCCAACGTAAGCGCATTTCTAACCGAGGGATCTCTTCGCGAGATTGGCGACGCAGTGACCACGGGGAAACTCGACATTGGGTTTGTGGTGGGCCATCCCGATCTGCCGGCCTGTCGGTTGCAGACACTCGGGACCGAGCCATTGGTAGTCGTCCTGCCGACTAATCATCGCTTAGCACATTGCGATCTAGTTAACTGGCATGCGATCGAAGACGAAACATTCGTGGTCTGCCGCAACGGATCAGGTGCTGACATTCAGGAGTTTTTACTTTCCAGACTGGCGCGACCGGGCTTTCGGCCTCGCATCGACATTCACGACGTGTCCCACGCCAGTGTGATCGACATCGTCCGGATGAACTACGGGATTACCATAGCAAGTGCTTCATACTTTTCGCTCGATGTAGCTGGAGTGGTACTTCGCCCTTTGGAGGGGAAGCTAAGGCGCTGATAACATCAGCGCTATGGCGGGCGGACGCCGCCAATTCTGCAATCCCGGAGCTGCTCGCGGCGGCTGGACGTATCTTCCGGGACAAGGCTGCGAAGTCGGCGGTTACCGCGTAGCGCCTAGAAGGCAATTTCAAGGCGGGTCACGGTTTTTGCGTTGTTGACCCTTCTCGCCGT from Pedomonas mirosovicensis includes these protein-coding regions:
- a CDS encoding LysR family substrate-binding domain-containing protein; amino-acid sequence: MESALVGADQLDFAARRASAVHRGGSGEIRVGILPLLTGERLREVLRVFRKRHPNVSAFLTEGSLREIGDAVTTGKLDIGFVVGHPDLPACRLQTLGTEPLVVVLPTNHRLAHCDLVNWHAIEDETFVVCRNGSGADIQEFLLSRLARPGFRPRIDIHDVSHASVIDIVRMNYGITIASASYFSLDVAGVVLRPLEGKLRR
- a CDS encoding MFS transporter, giving the protein MANAGPLKPRVSAALAMTARQRLVAVLLLGTNFMLSVDFSILNIALPEVGRAVGLNVANLPWVTTAFALPAAGLSLLFGRLGDLYGRRRMFLAGLTLLAVASLLGGISTGPFTLLAARSLQGTAAAMTAPAALSLLITTFADRRQRERVLGWNGMLLSAGFTVGALLGGTLVGMLSWRWAFLINVPVAILILALAPFLIAARGSSDRVPLDVPGAASVTLGLLALVFAITDRSLLALVAGMILLTLFILIEQRTTMPLIAIGMLARPAVRWGNLAALAIFSMEAGLIFLMTLYLQDVLHLPPSTAGLIFGVPGLASVAAGIVAGRIIGRHGARSVLLAALLVQGGLTAPLTLLGNAPIWLWLLVPALFVGFLGHITAVVAATVIATSQASEADAGLLTGLVTTSQRIAVTVGIPALGAVMGLSADLLTGIRVALAANAIFTAAAVVLIGLGLRGERLPAPAAAPDDTR
- a CDS encoding efflux RND transporter permease subunit, coding for MRFSRFFIERPIFAVVVSVVITILGAICYTVLPVAQYPEVVPPTVQVTATYPGASAETVAETVAAPIEQEINGVDGMLYQSSQSTGDGRLVITVTFRQGTNLDTAQTLVQNRVAIAIPRLPEDVQRLGVVTKKTSPDILLAINLISPDHSLDEAYISNYAVTRIRDELLRVEGVGDAELFGSRELNMRVWLDPRRAAALGLTAGDIVSALRSQNVQVAAGTLGQPPSDGDAFQLNIQTQGRFTDPAQFANVVIRTDADGRQVRVSDIATVRFGAEDYGLTAYLGAQKSVVIRVVQLPGSNALAAAQGVRAVMERLSQRFPPGLTYRIAYDPTEFIQRSIDEVVKTLFEAVVLVTLVVVVFLQKWRAAIIPVLAIPVSLIGTAIVLAGVGYSLNNLSLFGLVLAIGIVVDDAIVVVENVERHIENGESALDAARLSMDEVSGALIGIVLVLCAVFLPTLFMRGLSGAFYQQFAVTISTATVISLIVSLTLSPALAAILLKPRPPARERGRWRRVVEASGERFNGAFAWVSDRYGRLTMLLVRRPRTMLVAYGGLIVATGLLFWATPVGFIPAQDQGFFIAAIQLPPGSSAARTDALLEEVSKRVLPIPGIRTSIGFSGVDGPSETRAASSSAAFFMLDDYGERARHGQTLDSLIEQARRATADVTGAKIMIVKPPLIRGIGSAGGYRLMVQDQDGVGYRQLETAANKLIAKANATAGLTGVYTFFETATPRVTVNIDRAKAQMLGVPPERVFEALQVYLGSAFINDFNLLGRTFRVTAQADAPFRRSAADIANLQTRSDSGAMVPIGSVATFGNDTGPYRVVRYNLRPAVAVDGDTAPHTSSGTALAAMERVADEALPKGFSYEWTGIAYQQKAAGNTALVVLALAVVFVFLVLAAQYESVTLPLAIILIVPMCLFAAMVGVNLRGQDNNVLTQIGLVVLIALAAKNAILIVEFARQAEERGAPPAEAAVIAAKERLRPILMTSFAFVLGTLPLLIAKGAGAELRQALGTAVFAGMLGVTAFGLLFTPTFYVVCRALSERFAKRSLPPAAPAAEPAE
- a CDS encoding efflux RND transporter periplasmic adaptor subunit yields the protein MSDRQGSLNDAHSPAQSLAAVGRSGRARVLAVFALGSTLLVAWLLNSQLGRGSESTAPSTVPTVQVAQPLQRNVVEWDTYIGRFEASRTVEVRPRVSGQVIGVHFRDGAIVQQGQLLFTIDPRPFEAALAQARAELARARSDLDLARTQAERAARLRPSDAISQSEADDRNARFRAAAATVDAAEAVVRARALDLEFTQVRAPIGGQISDRRVDEGNQVVGAAGTGSTLLTTINALDPIYFSFNSSEALYLKTKRARENGAQPSPVEIRLQDETAYRWRGTLDFTDNGLDVRSGTIRGRATIANPGLFLTPGMFGDMRLADAGPRRVLLVPDTSISSDMTRKTVLVVGPNNVVTARTVELGALVDGLRVIRAGLEPSEQIVTSGVQLIQPGQKVQVRPGTITPQRQASSEVIATPQAQTATMEEP